Proteins encoded by one window of Lycium barbarum isolate Lr01 chromosome 11, ASM1917538v2, whole genome shotgun sequence:
- the LOC132618196 gene encoding photosystem II repair protein PSB27-H1, chloroplastic, translated as MASPTLITPSTSTPTKPLITPIRSKLISTVNVATSSSPPATRRREFLSLAAAGLTFLVPATSAFAASDEEYVREASEVIKKVRSTLSMEKTDPNIADSVAELREASNYWVAKYRREKALLGRASFRDIYSALNAVSGHYVSFGPTTPIPAKRKQRILEEMETAEKALQRGR; from the coding sequence ATGGCTTCTCCAACTCTAATCACCCCTTCCACATCCACCCCAACAAAACCCCTCATAACCCCTATCCGCTCAAAACTCATCTCCACAGTCAATGTCGCCACGTCATCCTCACCCCCCGCCACGCGCCGCCGCGAGTTCCTCTCACTCGCCGCCGCCGGACTCACGTTTCTCGTCCCTGCCACGTCAGCATTCGCTGCTAGTGACGAGGAGTACGTTCGAGAAGCTTCGGAAGTGATTAAGAAGGTGAGATCAACGCTAAGCATGGAGAAAACTGATCCTAATATAGCTGATAGTGTGGCTGAGTTGAGAGAAGCGTCCAATTATTGGGTTGCTAAGTATAGGAGAGAGAAGGCTTTATTGGGCCGGGCTTCTTTCCGTGATATTTACTCGGCCCTTAATGCTGTTTCGGGCCATTATGTGAGTTTTGGGCCCACTACGCCAATTCCGGCTAAGAGAAAGCAGAGAATCTTGGAAGAAATGGAAACTGCTGAGAAGGCTTTGCAAAGGGGAAGATAA